A single region of the Mus caroli chromosome 16, CAROLI_EIJ_v1.1, whole genome shotgun sequence genome encodes:
- the Comt gene encoding catechol O-methyltransferase yields MLLAAVSLGLLLLAFLLLLRHLGWGLVAICWFEFVQQPVHNLLMGGTKEQRILRHVQQHAKPGDPQSVLEAIDTYCSQKEWAMNVGDAKGQIMDAVIREYRPSLVLELGAYCGYSAVRMARLLPPGARLLTMEINPDYAAITQQMLDFAGLQDKVTILIGASQDLIPQLKKKYDVDTLDMVFLDHWKDRYLPDTLLLEECGLLRKGTVLLADNVIVPGTPDFLAYVRGSSSFECTHYSSYLEYMKVVDGLEKAVYQGPSSSPVKS; encoded by the exons ATGCTGTTGGCTGCTGTCTCGTTGGGTCTCCTGTTGCTggccttcctcctgctcctgcgaCACCTAGGCTGGGGCTTGGTGGCTATTTGTTGGTTTGAGTTCGTGCAGCAGCCAGTCCACAACCTGCTCATGGGTGGCACAAAGGAGCAGCGGATCCTGCGCCATGTGCAGCAACACGCAAAGCCTGGAGACCCCCAGAGCGTCCTGGAGGCCATTGACACCTACTGCTCACAGAAGGAGTGGGCCATGAACGTGGGTGACGCAAAAG GCCAAATCATGGATGCAGTGATTCGGGAGTACAGGCCCTCGCTGGTGCTGGAGCTAGGAGCTTACTGTGGCTACTCAGCAGTGCGAATGGCCCGCCTGCTGCCACCTGGAGCCAGGCTTCTCACCATGGAGATTAACCCTGACTACGCTGCCATCACCCAGCAAATGCTGGACTTCGCAGGCCTACAGGACAAA GTTACCATCCTCATCGGGGCATCCCAGGACCTTATCCCCCAGCTGAAGAAGAAGTACGATGTGGACACGTTAGACATGGTCTTTCTTGACCACTGGAAAGACCGCTACCTTCCAGACACACTTCTCCTGGAG GAATGTGGCCTGCTGCGCAAGGGGACGGTGCTCCTAGCTGACAATGTTATTGTCCCGGGAACCCCTGACTTCCTGGCGTATGTGAGGGGGAGCAGCAGCTTCGAGTGCACACACTACAGCTCATACCTGGAGTACATGAAAGTGGTGGACGGCCTGGAGAAGGCAGTCTACCAGGGTCCAAGCAGCAGCCCTGTGAAGTCCTGA